A single Defluviitalea saccharophila DNA region contains:
- a CDS encoding DsrE/DsrF/DrsH-like family protein, whose protein sequence is MSKKLNLLMFSGDYDKALAALILANTARDMDMEVTIFFAFWGLFLLRTGEGGNTEEKTPYEKLFGMMTPKGPEELPLSKMNFSGLGKKMLLDMMEEDGAPRLIDFLNGARKRGVNFYGCKLSMEIMGITKEELIPELEVIEAKDYLKDALESDIQLFI, encoded by the coding sequence TTGAGTAAAAAATTAAATCTGCTTATGTTTAGCGGGGATTATGATAAGGCGCTGGCTGCTCTTATTTTGGCCAATACGGCAAGAGATATGGATATGGAAGTAACCATATTTTTTGCATTTTGGGGACTCTTTTTGCTTCGAACGGGAGAAGGCGGCAATACGGAAGAGAAAACGCCCTATGAAAAACTATTTGGGATGATGACCCCTAAAGGACCGGAAGAACTGCCTCTTTCTAAGATGAATTTCAGCGGGTTAGGCAAGAAAATGCTTCTTGATATGATGGAAGAAGACGGGGCACCAAGGCTTATAGATTTTCTAAACGGTGCAAGAAAAAGGGGAGTCAATTTTTACGGATGTAAGCTTTCCATGGAAATTATGGGTATTACAAAAGAAGAACTTATCCCTGAGTTAGAGGTAATAGAAGCCAAAGACTACCTCAAAGATGCCCTTGAATCGGATATCCAGCTTTTTATTTGA
- a CDS encoding PAS domain-containing sensor histidine kinase, translating into MDFTELEKGQAWLGIAMEGANDGFWGLDIPQNRIYYSGSFREYFDGDKSTMYIPFEFLKELVHPLDFGYFKDSVERYLKKEIPVFKVECRILAYSGSYEWVLVQGKGIWNENNEPLYLAGSYTLLKDFKNAANYHYDTEKRLKETSALLNTIFDSIPDPIYIKDTEDRIIKCNAAALSLWGFASEDIIGKRCTDIKMCHKPCRESITKKACQSKEITRVQKYIKQSEKWVDIMAYPVLDKDTNEVRLLIEHVKDITDLKKAEMILQENIKCQEKLLQEAERTNKIKTEYFANVSHELKTPLNIILSTLQLLEAFYLPSQKTSKYTNIMKQNCYRLLRLLNNIIDMTKIESGFFKLHLENADIVNVVKQITLSVEQYIKNKSINLIFESKIDQQIMAFDAEKIERIMLNLLSNSAKFTPPGGDIKVGIEGKAESILISVKDTGVGIPPKKQSLIFQRFGQVDSNATRQHEGSGIGLSLVKSLVEMHNGIIRFHSEEQKGTEFIIELPIKTVQKETKKTINNENNSYKKVEILNIELSDIYE; encoded by the coding sequence ATGGATTTTACAGAACTGGAAAAGGGCCAAGCCTGGCTGGGCATAGCCATGGAAGGAGCCAATGACGGTTTCTGGGGATTGGACATACCTCAAAATAGAATATACTATAGCGGAAGCTTTAGGGAGTATTTTGATGGGGATAAATCTACTATGTATATTCCCTTTGAGTTTTTAAAAGAACTCGTACATCCCCTGGATTTTGGATATTTTAAAGATTCTGTAGAACGTTATCTAAAAAAAGAAATACCTGTTTTTAAAGTAGAATGCAGGATATTGGCTTATTCTGGAAGCTACGAATGGGTTCTTGTTCAAGGAAAAGGTATTTGGAATGAAAATAATGAGCCCCTGTATCTTGCAGGATCTTATACCTTGCTTAAAGATTTCAAAAATGCAGCGAACTACCATTATGACACAGAAAAAAGATTAAAAGAGACATCGGCGCTATTAAATACGATTTTTGACAGCATACCTGATCCTATTTACATCAAAGATACGGAGGACAGGATTATTAAGTGCAATGCAGCAGCCCTTTCTCTTTGGGGGTTTGCCAGTGAAGACATTATTGGGAAAAGGTGTACGGATATTAAAATGTGCCATAAGCCTTGCCGTGAGTCTATAACAAAAAAGGCATGTCAATCCAAAGAGATTACAAGAGTACAAAAATATATAAAGCAATCGGAAAAATGGGTTGATATCATGGCCTATCCCGTTTTAGACAAAGATACCAATGAAGTTCGACTTCTAATTGAGCATGTTAAAGATATCACAGACTTAAAAAAAGCAGAAATGATTCTTCAGGAAAATATAAAATGCCAGGAAAAGTTACTTCAAGAAGCCGAAAGGACTAATAAAATTAAAACAGAGTATTTTGCAAACGTATCCCATGAATTAAAAACACCTTTAAATATTATTCTGTCCACACTACAACTTTTAGAAGCCTTCTATTTGCCTTCTCAGAAAACAAGCAAGTATACAAATATCATGAAACAAAATTGCTACAGACTCCTCCGTCTCTTAAACAATATTATTGATATGACAAAGATTGAATCGGGATTTTTTAAATTACATTTAGAAAATGCCGACATTGTTAATGTTGTAAAACAGATTACTTTGTCTGTAGAGCAATACATAAAAAATAAATCTATTAATCTCATATTTGAAAGTAAAATTGATCAGCAAATAATGGCTTTTGATGCAGAAAAAATAGAGAGAATTATGTTAAATCTTTTATCCAATTCTGCCAAATTTACCCCTCCGGGAGGAGATATCAAAGTAGGCATAGAAGGAAAGGCCGAAAGCATTCTTATATCCGTAAAAGACACTGGTGTCGGAATACCGCCTAAAAAACAAAGTTTGATTTTCCAAAGATTTGGTCAGGTAGATTCCAATGCTACAAGGCAGCATGAAGGAAGTGGAATAGGGTTATCTCTTGTTAAATCTTTAGTAGAAATGCATAACGGAATCATTCGTTTTCATAGTGAAGAGCAAAAAGGCACAGAATTTATCATAGAACTTCCTATCAAAACCGTTCAGAAAGAAACAAAGAAAACCATTAATAATGAAAATAACAGCTATAAAAAAGTAGAAATTCTTAATATAGAGCTTTCGGATATTTATGAATAG
- the gdhA gene encoding NADP-specific glutamate dehydrogenase → MDKVIAKNPAEPEFHQAVREVLHSFEPVLEKHPEYIKAGIVDRIVEPERVIMFRVSWVDDNGKVQVNRGFRVQFNSAIGPYKGGIRFHPSVNLGVIKFLGFEQIFKNSLTGLPMGGGKGGSDFDPKGKSDGEIMRFCQSFMTELQRHIGADTDVPAGDIGVGAREIGYMYGQYKRLRNEFTGTLTGKGLTYGGSLGRTQATGYGCCYFTEEMLKTKGESFQGKTVVISGSGNVAIYATEKAQQLGGKVVALSDSNGYIYDPEGIKLDTVKQIKEVERKRIKEYLNYHPNAEYHEGCSGIWTIPCDIALPCATQNELDGEAAATLVKNGCIAVAEGANMPSTPEAVEIFLQNGVLFGPGKAANAGGVATSGLEMSQNSMRYSWTFEEVDAKLKQIMANIHKSAQDAAKEYGHEGNYVVGANIAGFLKVAEAMLAQGVAY, encoded by the coding sequence ATGGATAAGGTAATTGCCAAAAATCCAGCTGAACCTGAGTTTCATCAAGCAGTTAGGGAAGTACTTCATTCCTTCGAACCAGTTCTTGAAAAACATCCGGAATACATCAAGGCAGGAATCGTTGATAGAATTGTAGAACCGGAAAGAGTAATCATGTTCAGAGTATCCTGGGTGGATGACAATGGCAAGGTTCAAGTAAACAGAGGCTTTAGAGTACAGTTTAACAGTGCTATAGGACCATACAAAGGAGGAATCAGATTCCATCCTTCTGTAAATCTTGGGGTTATTAAATTCTTAGGTTTCGAGCAAATCTTCAAGAACTCTTTAACCGGACTTCCTATGGGTGGAGGTAAAGGTGGAAGTGACTTTGATCCAAAAGGAAAATCCGACGGAGAAATTATGCGTTTTTGCCAAAGCTTTATGACAGAGCTTCAAAGACATATCGGTGCGGATACTGACGTTCCTGCAGGGGATATCGGTGTTGGAGCAAGAGAAATTGGATATATGTACGGACAATATAAGAGACTTCGCAACGAATTTACAGGAACATTAACAGGAAAAGGTTTAACCTATGGAGGAAGCTTAGGACGTACCCAAGCAACAGGATATGGCTGCTGCTACTTTACAGAAGAAATGTTAAAAACCAAAGGGGAATCTTTCCAAGGAAAAACCGTAGTAATCTCCGGTTCCGGTAATGTTGCAATTTATGCGACAGAAAAAGCACAGCAACTAGGCGGAAAAGTTGTTGCCCTTAGTGATTCTAATGGATATATTTATGACCCAGAAGGCATTAAATTAGATACAGTAAAACAAATCAAGGAAGTTGAAAGAAAGAGAATCAAAGAATACTTAAACTATCATCCAAATGCAGAATATCATGAAGGATGTTCAGGAATTTGGACTATTCCTTGTGATATTGCACTTCCTTGCGCAACTCAAAATGAATTAGACGGCGAAGCTGCAGCAACTTTAGTGAAAAACGGATGTATTGCAGTGGCAGAAGGAGCAAATATGCCTTCTACACCGGAAGCTGTTGAAATCTTCCTTCAAAATGGCGTATTATTTGGGCCTGGAAAAGCTGCCAATGCAGGAGGAGTTGCGACTTCAGGTCTTGAAATGAGCCAAAACAGCATGAGATATTCCTGGACATTTGAAGAAGTGGATGCAAAATTAAAGCAGATTATGGCAAACATCCATAAGAGCGCCCAAGATGCAGCTAAAGAATATGGCCATGAAGGAAATTATGTTGTAGGGGCTAATATTGCAGGCTTCTTAAAAGTAGCTGAAGCAATGCTGGCACAGGGAGTAGCTTATTAA